From one Amia ocellicauda isolate fAmiCal2 chromosome 17, fAmiCal2.hap1, whole genome shotgun sequence genomic stretch:
- the cog7 gene encoding conserved oligomeric Golgi complex subunit 7 translates to MDFSKFLDDDFDVKDWVNGAFKVVQKDAPGKADGHAATLVMKLQLFIQEVNNAIEESSIQALQNMPRVLRDVEALKQEASFLKEQMVLVKEDIKKFEQDTVQSMQVLVEIDQVKSRMQLAAEALREADKWSTLSADIEETFKTQDLGVISSKLTSMQSSLAMLVDTPDYSEKCVHLEALKNRLEALSSPRIVATFNSQSIDQAKLFVKVFTEIDRMPQLLAYYYKCHKGQLVSVWQDLCQSELSLNKQLADFYDTLLATWHSQLQWSSQVFKKPYEVVTVLLIQTLGAMVPSIPVCLGAVMEREGQETRLETLLELYETAAHFGKGLEAAMLPHIGEMNLLKVSELVTAVYGPYKPFQLQYGELEESSLLIQISAVPLERGEVIDCVQELTHSVNKLFSLAGMAVDHCVKLTDGLAVCGLLKALKALFTKYVSDFSMTLQSIRRKCKLEDSQQASLFQEDWTPFQNSVRIIATCGELLRQCGAYEQQLANRILSTAGKYLSDSYSPRSLTGIQESGSSDRKSSARNPWQEYNYLLKGNPVEYANLMEMLYNLKEKGTGNSSLLLEPRTTLTRLNQQAHQLAFDAVFLQIKHQLFLVPKMECWSSSGSGETLTEDLPTFSLSPLEYITNIGQYIMSLPLHLEPFVTQEDPALELALHAGKLPFPPEQGDDLPELDNTADYWLGSVARATMQTYCDAVLQIPELSPHAAKQLATDMDYLSNVMDALGLQPSRALQQIVTLLKAKADDFRQTAKPLPRRLASTIAAMRGLDC, encoded by the exons ATGGACTTTTCGAAGTTTCTGGACGACGACTTCGATGTGAAGGACTGGGTGAATGGAGCTTTTAAAGTGGTCCAGAAGGACGCCCCGGGGAAAGCAGACGGGCACGCAGCCACCCTGGTCATGAAGCTTCAGCTCTTCATCCAGGAAGTCAACAACGCGATCGAAG AGAGCAGCATCCAGGCCTTGCAGAATATGCCTCGAGTCCTGAGGGATGTGGAGGCCCTGAAGCAGGAGGCCTCGTTCCTGAAGGAGCAGATGGTCTTGGTGAAGGAGGACATCAAGAAGTTCGAGCAGGACACAGTTCAGTCCATGCAG GTTCTGGTGGAGATCGACCAGGTGAAGTCTCGGATGCAGCTGGCCGCCGAGGCGTTGCGGGAGGCGGACAAGTGGAGCACCCTGAGCGCTGATATCGAGGAGACCTTCAAGACTCAG GACCTGGGTGTCATCTCCTCGAAGTTAACCAGCATGCAGAGCAGCCTGGCCATGCTAGTGGACACGCCTGATTACTCGGAGAAGTGCGTCCACCTGGAGGCCCTGAAAAACAGGCTAGAGGCCCTGTCCAGCCCGCGCATCGTGGCCACCTTCAATTCTCAGTCCATAG aCCAAGCCAAGCTGTTTGTGAAGGTTTTCACCGAGATCGACCGCATGCCGCAGCTCCTGGCCTACTACTACAAGTGTCACAAG GGTCAGCTGGTGAGCGTGTGGCAGGACCTGTGTCAGAGCGAACTCTCCCTCAACAAGCAGCTGGCAGATTTCTACGACACGCTTCTGGCTACCTGGCATTCGCAGCTTCAGTGGAGCAGCCAG GTCTTCAAGAAGCCCTACGAGGTGGTGACCGTCTTGCTGATCCAGACGCTGGGCGCCATGGTCCCCTCCATCCCGGTGTGCCTCGGCGCGGTGATGGAGCGAGAGGGGCAGGAGACcaggctggagaccctgctggagCTGTACGAGACGGCCGCCCACTTCGGGAAAGGACTGGAGGCTGCCATGCTCCCTCACATCG GCGAAATGAACCTGCTGAAAGTGAGTGAGCTGGTGACGGCCGTTTATGGGCCCTACAAACCGTTTCAGCTTCAATATGGGGAACTGGAAGAGTCCAGTCTCCTTATTCAGATCAGTGCCGTGCCACTG GAACGTGGGGAGGTGATAGACTGTGTGCAGGAACTGACGCACTCCGTCAACAAGCTGTTCAGCCTGGCCGGCATGGCCGTGGACCACTGTGTCAAGCTGACGGACGGCCTGGCGGTGTGCGGGCTGCTCAAGGCCCTGAAGGCGCTGTTCACTAA ATATGTTTCAGATTTCTCCATGACGCTGCAGTCCATCAGGAGGAAGTGTAAACTGGAGGATTCACAGCAGGCCTCTCTGTTTCAGGAGGACTGGACGCCCTTCCAGAACTCAGTCAG AATTATTGCAACATGTGGCGAATTGCTGAGACAGTGTGGAGCCTATGAGCAGCAGTTAGCCAACAG GATCCTGTCCACTGCTGGGAAGTACCTGTCCGACTCCTACAGCCCCCGCAGCCTGACGGGAATCCAGGAGTCGGGCTCCTCGGACCGGAAGAGCAGTGCCAGGAACCCGTGGCAGGAGTACAACTACTTACTGAAGGGCAACCCGGTGGAGTACGCCAACCTGATGGAGATGCTCTACAACCTCAAA GAGAAAGGTACCGGAAACTCCAGCCTGCTGCTGGAGCCCCGCACGACACTGACCCGCCTCAACCAGCAGGCCCACCAGCTGGCCTTCGACGCCGTCTTCCTTCAGATCAAACACCAGCTCTTCCTGGTGCCCAAGATGGAG TGCTGGAGCTCCTCTGGCTCGGGTGAGACCCTCACTGAGGACCTGCCCACCTTTAGCCTGTCCCCTCTGGAGTACATCACCAAC ATCGGCCAGTACATCATGTCGCTGCCTCTGCACCTGGAGCCCTTTGTGACCCAGGAGGACCCAGCGCTGGAGCTGGCACTGCACGCTGGCAAGCTCCCCTTCCCCCCCGAGCAAG GTGATGACTTGCCGGAGCTGGACAACACGGCGGACTACTGGCTGGGGTCCGTGGCCCGGGCCACGATGCAGACCTATTGTGACGCGGTCCTCCAGATACCGGAGCTGTCCCCTCACGCGGCCAAGCAGCTGGCCACCGACATGG ACTACCTGAGCAACGTGATGGATGCCCTGGGGCTGCAGCCGTCGCGCGCCCTGCAGCAGATCGTAACCCTCCTGAAGGCCAAGGCCGACGACTTCAGACAGACGGCCAAACCCCTGCCCAGGAGACTGGCCTCCACCATCGCGGCCATGCGAGGGCTGGACTGTTGA